A single Campylobacter hyointestinalis subsp. hyointestinalis DNA region contains:
- the napA gene encoding nitrate reductase catalytic subunit NapA, giving the protein MDRREFIKSSAAAAACSAAGIAAPSSLSAAEGENSWRWDKAPCRFCGTGCGIMVATKNGKIVAVKGDPLAPVNRGLNCIKGYFNAKIMYGEDRITKPLLRVNAKGEFDKKGKFQEVSWQRAFDEMEKQFRKTYTELGPTGIGVFGSGQYTIQEGYAISKLIKGGFRSHNIDPNARHCMASAVVGFMQTFGIDEPAGCYDDIELTDTIVAWGANMAEMHPILWSRVSDRKLQDPERVKVVNLSTYSTRTSNIADIEIIFTPHTDLAIWNYIAREIVYNHPDAINKEFVKANCVFTTGPVDIGYGMRGNINHPKYLPSELDTAAKQKSKIVSGNEGVTLAYLGMKTGDTLENKNAGGKAGNHWIIQYEEFKKALAPYTLDFVAKLAKGDPNEDLEEFKKKLKALADLYIEKNRKVVSFWTMGMNQHTRGVWVNEQSYMVHFLLGKQAKPGSGAFSLTGQPSACGTAREVGTFSHRLPADMVVANPKHREITEKIWQIPAGTINPKPGAPYMKIMRDLEDGKIKFIWVHVNNPWQNSANANHWIKAAREMDNFIVVSEPYPGISAKVADLILPTAMIYEKWGAYGNAERRTQHWRQQVLPVGDAMSDTWQYMEFSKRFKLKDFWGEVKVDDKLTLPNVLDKVTAMGYSPEDTLYDVLFANKKAKKFSADDKIMAGYDNTEVFGDSRNVVGSDGKVFKGYGFFIQKYLWEEYREFGLGHGHDLADFDTYHKVRGLRWPVVDGKETLWRFNTKYDVYAKKDNPNGEFSFYGNKNGALLTGDLLKATSKEKEALKSRAKIFFRPYMDPPEMPSKEYPLWLCTGRVLEHWHSGTMTMRVPELYRAVPEALCFMNEIDGNKLGIAQNDIVWVESRRGKVKARVDFRGRNKPAEGLIYVPWFDENVFINKVCLDATDPISNQTDFKKCAVKVYKA; this is encoded by the coding sequence ATGGATAGACGAGAATTTATTAAAAGTTCAGCCGCGGCTGCTGCTTGCTCAGCTGCTGGTATAGCTGCTCCTAGTTCGCTAAGTGCTGCTGAGGGTGAAAATAGTTGGCGCTGGGATAAAGCTCCTTGTAGATTCTGTGGCACAGGCTGTGGTATCATGGTTGCTACAAAAAACGGTAAAATTGTTGCCGTAAAAGGCGATCCACTAGCTCCTGTAAATAGAGGACTTAACTGCATAAAGGGTTACTTTAATGCAAAAATTATGTACGGTGAAGATCGTATAACAAAACCTCTATTAAGAGTAAATGCTAAAGGCGAATTTGACAAAAAAGGTAAATTTCAAGAAGTTAGTTGGCAAAGAGCGTTTGATGAGATGGAAAAACAATTCCGTAAAACTTATACAGAGCTTGGACCTACAGGTATAGGCGTATTTGGCAGTGGTCAATATACTATTCAAGAAGGTTACGCTATCTCTAAGTTGATTAAGGGCGGTTTTAGAAGTCACAACATAGATCCAAATGCACGCCACTGTATGGCTAGTGCCGTTGTCGGTTTTATGCAAACATTTGGTATAGATGAGCCTGCTGGTTGCTATGATGATATCGAACTTACAGATACCATAGTAGCTTGGGGAGCAAATATGGCAGAAATGCACCCTATCCTTTGGTCTAGGGTTAGTGATAGAAAACTTCAAGATCCAGAGCGCGTAAAAGTAGTAAATTTATCTACTTACTCAACAAGAACTTCAAATATCGCTGATATTGAGATAATATTTACACCACATACTGATCTTGCTATATGGAACTATATAGCTAGAGAGATTGTTTATAATCATCCTGATGCCATCAATAAAGAGTTTGTAAAAGCAAACTGCGTATTTACAACAGGACCAGTGGATATCGGTTATGGTATGCGTGGCAATATCAACCATCCAAAATATCTTCCAAGCGAGCTTGATACTGCTGCAAAACAAAAGTCAAAAATAGTAAGTGGAAATGAAGGTGTAACTCTTGCATATCTTGGAATGAAAACAGGTGATACACTAGAAAATAAAAATGCTGGTGGAAAAGCTGGAAATCACTGGATAATACAATATGAAGAGTTTAAAAAAGCTCTAGCTCCTTATACTTTAGATTTCGTAGCCAAACTTGCAAAAGGCGATCCAAACGAAGATTTAGAGGAATTTAAGAAAAAACTAAAAGCATTAGCTGATCTATATATAGAAAAAAATCGTAAGGTAGTGAGTTTCTGGACAATGGGTATGAACCAACACACAAGAGGCGTTTGGGTAAATGAACAAAGCTATATGGTTCACTTCTTGCTCGGCAAACAAGCAAAACCAGGTAGTGGAGCATTTTCACTAACAGGACAACCAAGTGCTTGTGGTACTGCTAGAGAAGTAGGAACATTCTCTCACAGACTTCCTGCTGATATGGTTGTAGCAAATCCAAAACATAGAGAAATCACTGAAAAAATTTGGCAAATTCCAGCTGGAACTATAAATCCAAAACCGGGTGCTCCATATATGAAAATAATGAGAGATCTTGAAGATGGAAAAATCAAATTTATATGGGTGCATGTAAATAACCCATGGCAAAACTCTGCAAATGCAAACCACTGGATAAAAGCGGCACGCGAGATGGACAACTTTATAGTAGTAAGCGAACCATATCCTGGAATCTCAGCTAAAGTTGCAGACCTTATTTTACCAACTGCAATGATATATGAAAAATGGGGAGCTTATGGTAACGCAGAAAGAAGAACCCAACACTGGAGACAACAAGTTTTACCAGTAGGCGATGCGATGAGTGATACTTGGCAATATATGGAATTTTCAAAACGTTTTAAACTTAAAGATTTCTGGGGAGAAGTAAAAGTAGATGATAAGCTTACTTTACCAAACGTACTAGATAAAGTAACTGCTATGGGCTACTCACCTGAAGATACTCTTTATGATGTTTTATTTGCAAATAAAAAAGCTAAGAAATTCTCTGCTGATGATAAAATTATGGCTGGTTATGACAATACAGAAGTATTTGGCGATAGTAGAAATGTCGTAGGATCAGACGGTAAAGTATTTAAAGGATATGGTTTCTTTATACAAAAATATTTATGGGAAGAATACCGTGAGTTTGGTCTAGGACATGGACACGATCTAGCAGATTTTGATACTTATCATAAAGTTAGAGGTCTTAGATGGCCAGTAGTTGATGGTAAAGAGACTCTTTGGAGATTCAATACAAAATATGACGTATATGCTAAAAAAGATAATCCAAATGGAGAATTCTCATTCTATGGAAATAAAAACGGTGCTTTATTAACAGGAGATCTATTAAAAGCTACTTCAAAAGAAAAAGAAGCGCTTAAGAGCAGAGCTAAGATATTCTTCCGTCCTTACATGGATCCACCAGAGATGCCAAGTAAAGAGTACCCTCTATGGCTATGTACAGGTCGTGTTCTAGAACACTGGCATAGTGGTACTATGACTATGCGTGTTCCTGAGCTTTACCGCGCTGTCCCTGAAGCACTTTGCTTTATGAACGAAATAGACGGAAATAAATTAGGCATAGCTCAAAACGATATCGTATGGGTTGAGAGTCGTCGTGGCAAAGTAAAAGCTAGGGTAGATTTCCGTGGTAGAAATAAACCTGCTGAGGGCTTAATATATGTTCCATGGTTTGATGAGAATGTATTTATAAACAAGGTCTGTTTGGATGCAACAGATCCTATTTCTAACCAAACTGACTTCAAAAAATGTGCAGTTAAGGTTTATAAGGCTTAA
- the napG gene encoding ferredoxin-type protein NapG, with translation MQRREAIKQGFSLVGLLAAGGFAYGEFANAEPTLKLRPPAARDENDFLALCIRCGLCVDACPFDTLKLAQFRDGGIGIGTPFFKPREIPCYMCTHIPCAIKCPTGALDVKAVSDDDGKLDINKARMGMAVVDDKACIAYFGLRCDACYRNCPLIDKALKLEYKHNERTGKHALLLPIVDTDVCTGCGKCEQSCITKKSSITVVPREILKGEMNDNYVKGWEQGDEDRIKDNDTKIKLDSKKSLKYLNGDEL, from the coding sequence ATGCAAAGAAGAGAAGCAATAAAACAAGGTTTTAGCTTAGTAGGTCTTTTAGCCGCAGGTGGATTCGCTTATGGCGAATTCGCTAACGCAGAACCTACGCTTAAACTCCGTCCGCCAGCAGCAAGAGACGAAAATGACTTTTTAGCTCTTTGCATTCGCTGTGGGCTCTGTGTTGATGCGTGTCCGTTTGATACGCTGAAATTAGCACAGTTTAGAGACGGTGGAATTGGAATCGGAACTCCGTTTTTCAAACCTCGTGAAATTCCTTGCTATATGTGTACTCATATCCCATGTGCGATCAAGTGTCCGACTGGAGCGTTGGATGTTAAAGCTGTTAGTGATGATGATGGAAAACTTGATATCAACAAAGCTAGAATGGGTATGGCAGTTGTAGATGATAAAGCTTGTATAGCTTATTTTGGTCTTAGATGTGATGCTTGTTATAGGAATTGTCCGCTTATAGATAAAGCTCTTAAACTTGAGTATAAGCACAATGAAAGAACTGGCAAACACGCACTGCTACTTCCTATAGTAGATACTGATGTGTGTACTGGATGTGGTAAATGCGAGCAGTCTTGTATAACCAAGAAGTCTTCTATCACAGTTGTCCCTAGAGAAATTCTAAAAGGCGAAATGAACGATAACTACGTAAAAGGCTGGGAACAAGGTGATGAGGATAGGATCAAAGATAATGATACTAAAATCAAGCTAGATAGCAAGAAAAGTCTAAAATATCTAAATGGAGATGAACTATGA
- the napH gene encoding quinol dehydrogenase ferredoxin subunit NapH, producing the protein MKFTILRRLVQLSIILLFIAGNVFGIKILQGNLSSSLLFDTINLSDPFAILQIALASFSVSSVAITGAVIVFVFYALIAPRAFCGWVCPVNILTDFGAFLRTKLKIGKNILNVSQNLRYYLLALSLIFSLIFGIATFESISFVNAFNRNLFYLSYSAISVAVVIVMIETFVGKRLICSHICPLGAFYAIVSKFSLIRVKYDLNKCSKCYRCKAVCPEERVLDLVGIKDGIISSECISCGKCIEACNDDAINFSILKFGDNK; encoded by the coding sequence ATGAAATTTACTATTTTAAGAAGATTAGTTCAACTTAGCATTATCTTGCTTTTTATTGCCGGCAATGTCTTTGGAATTAAGATTTTACAGGGAAATTTAAGTAGTTCTTTACTGTTTGATACTATAAATTTAAGCGATCCTTTTGCTATATTGCAAATAGCTTTAGCTAGTTTTAGTGTATCTTCAGTAGCAATTACTGGAGCTGTGATCGTTTTTGTATTTTATGCGCTCATTGCTCCTCGTGCATTTTGTGGCTGGGTCTGTCCTGTAAATATCCTTACTGATTTTGGGGCTTTTTTAAGAACAAAATTAAAAATAGGTAAAAATATCTTAAATGTAAGTCAAAATTTGAGATATTATTTACTAGCTTTAAGTCTTATATTTAGTTTGATCTTTGGTATAGCTACGTTTGAGAGTATAAGCTTTGTAAATGCGTTTAATAGAAATCTGTTTTACTTAAGCTATAGCGCTATTAGCGTAGCTGTTGTTATTGTTATGATTGAGACTTTTGTAGGTAAAAGACTTATTTGTTCTCATATTTGTCCGCTTGGAGCGTTTTATGCGATTGTCAGTAAATTTAGTCTGATTCGTGTTAAATATGACTTAAATAAATGTAGCAAATGCTATAGATGTAAAGCGGTTTGCCCTGAAGAGAGAGTTTTGGATCTAGTTGGTATTAAAGATGGTATCATTAGCAGCGAATGTATAAGCTGCGGTAAATGTATAGAGGCTTGTAATGATGATGCTATCAACTTTAGTATATTAAAATTTGGAGATAATAAATGA
- a CDS encoding nitrate reductase cytochrome c-type subunit — MKTIMLCLAAALCISACSLANKKPVADTEIGLRTVDLNDETNVTNPEIKWVGDAPGVNKRFDRSFENAPPLIPHSLDGLVPITKDLNSCLTCHTPEVAKDAGTIPAPKSHLVDLRTGKDLKGQVSDERFNCTQCHVPQADVKPLKQNNFKADFRYKDSNESSNLLDILNQGI; from the coding sequence ATGAAAACTATTATGCTTTGTTTAGCTGCGGCATTATGTATAAGTGCTTGCAGCTTAGCTAATAAAAAACCTGTTGCAGATACTGAAATAGGTCTTAGAACAGTTGATTTGAACGATGAGACTAACGTTACAAATCCTGAGATAAAATGGGTGGGTGATGCACCTGGCGTAAATAAAAGATTTGATAGAAGCTTTGAAAATGCGCCTCCTCTTATCCCGCATAGCCTAGATGGATTAGTGCCTATAACTAAGGATTTAAATAGCTGCCTTACTTGTCATACTCCAGAAGTGGCAAAAGATGCCGGAACTATTCCAGCTCCTAAAAGTCACCTTGTAGACCTAAGAACAGGAAAAGATCTAAAAGGACAAGTTAGCGATGAGAGATTTAACTGTACTCAATGTCACGTACCTCAAGCAGACGTTAAGCCTCTTAAACAAAATAACTTTAAAGCTGACTTTAGATATAAAGATAGCAATGAGAGTTCAAATTTACTTGATATCTTAAATCAAGGAATATAA
- a CDS encoding 4Fe-4S ferredoxin: MPDLSKRRVFGKILGKQKPKIITPPYFGGVFDCLECSGLCAQVCHRDLLSLEDGVVKFDAKKFGCDFCEECAKICPNGVLSPLNQAIIDAKTTINVNACLAWNDVICYNCFDICKFKAIDYLGVFRPMINEKCVNCAECVSACFKNAICIE, translated from the coding sequence ATGCCTGATCTTTCAAAAAGAAGGGTATTTGGTAAGATTTTAGGGAAACAAAAACCTAAGATAATAACGCCACCGTATTTTGGTGGCGTTTTTGATTGTTTAGAGTGTAGTGGACTTTGCGCCCAAGTTTGTCATAGAGATCTGCTCTCATTAGAAGATGGAGTCGTTAAATTTGACGCAAAAAAATTTGGCTGTGACTTTTGTGAAGAGTGTGCTAAGATTTGTCCGAATGGTGTTTTAAGCCCCTTAAATCAGGCAATTATAGATGCAAAAACTACTATAAATGTAAATGCGTGTCTTGCGTGGAATGATGTTATTTGTTATAACTGTTTTGATATTTGTAAGTTTAAAGCTATTGATTATCTCGGAGTTTTTCGCCCTATGATCAATGAAAAATGTGTGAATTGCGCAGAGTGCGTTTCTGCTTGTTTTAAAAATGCTATTTGTATAGAATGA
- a CDS encoding WD40 repeat domain-containing protein: MKFFVVLFSFFMVLFADSKLDLDANVVGVKLDQNTLFIGLDSGELYDYDLKNKSLTKILELPKISTTTQENIGSRISGIDVFKDKIAFIYETDNKLKKVGVFDGKLTSFDVEEGIKGIFFLNENLILLVSLGSEVYYLDLNSKKITLEAKLSYSSWISESVYLASSSYLVAVSEGGVVYYFDVKTKKVVKELPIQKDILYSVGAVGDKFLAGSAENLAYYFDGEKPHIFKTNNKHVFRVGLSENFGAYYTEDGIDIFSTNNAEPFKHINYDKEQVSYLLFWNDTLISVSYDNTIYFWSIR, encoded by the coding sequence ATGAAATTTTTTGTAGTTTTATTTAGTTTTTTTATGGTTTTATTTGCAGATTCTAAGCTGGACTTAGATGCAAATGTCGTAGGTGTAAAACTAGATCAAAACACGCTTTTTATAGGACTTGATAGTGGAGAACTATATGATTATGACCTTAAAAATAAAAGCCTAACAAAGATACTAGAACTACCAAAAATTTCAACAACTACACAAGAAAATATCGGTTCTAGGATCAGCGGTATAGATGTTTTTAAAGATAAAATAGCTTTTATATATGAAACCGATAATAAACTTAAAAAAGTAGGCGTTTTTGATGGAAAGCTCACTTCATTTGATGTAGAAGAGGGTATAAAAGGAATATTTTTTCTAAATGAAAATTTGATCTTACTTGTTAGTTTGGGTAGTGAAGTATACTATCTAGATCTAAACTCTAAAAAGATTACTTTAGAAGCAAAACTTAGCTATTCTTCTTGGATAAGTGAAAGTGTTTATCTAGCTAGCAGTTCTTATTTAGTTGCTGTTAGCGAGGGTGGAGTCGTATATTATTTTGATGTTAAAACTAAAAAAGTAGTTAAAGAGCTACCTATACAAAAAGATATATTATATAGCGTAGGTGCTGTGGGAGATAAATTTTTAGCTGGTTCGGCTGAAAATTTAGCTTATTATTTTGATGGAGAAAAACCACATATCTTTAAAACAAACAACAAACATGTTTTTAGAGTCGGTTTGAGTGAGAATTTCGGAGCGTATTATACTGAGGACGGCATAGATATATTTAGCACAAATAACGCTGAGCCGTTTAAACATATCAATTATGATAAAGAGCAAGTAAGCTATCTTTTATTTTGGAATGATACCTTGATAAGTGTTAGCTACGACAATACAATCTATTTTTGGAGTATAAGATGA